In Desulfotignum phosphitoxidans DSM 13687, a single window of DNA contains:
- a CDS encoding helix-turn-helix domain-containing protein, translated as MKQKQNFDFSFVKNLRMKRGMTAETLAHEAGVTRATIAKLESGKGNPTIETLSALGKVFQMGASQLVEMAETGKSETGQKATYNKDGFHGIRMNFSGFELFHLEAPRGSRAVSVPDLHDNTAEICMVISGRVKITVLEDTRILKPGEAIRFKAIHDHELEALEDTTLLLIHHLLI; from the coding sequence ATGAAGCAAAAACAGAATTTTGATTTTTCCTTTGTTAAAAACCTCCGCATGAAGCGGGGAATGACGGCTGAAACACTGGCACATGAAGCCGGTGTCACCCGGGCAACCATTGCCAAGCTGGAATCGGGCAAGGGCAACCCCACCATTGAAACGCTGAGCGCTTTGGGAAAGGTGTTTCAGATGGGGGCAAGCCAACTGGTCGAAATGGCTGAAACCGGAAAATCTGAAACCGGGCAGAAAGCCACTTACAATAAAGACGGCTTTCATGGTATCCGGATGAATTTCTCGGGTTTTGAACTGTTTCACCTTGAAGCACCCCGGGGAAGCCGGGCAGTGTCTGTTCCGGATCTCCATGACAATACGGCAGAAATCTGCATGGTCATTTCAGGCCGGGTAAAGATAACCGTCCTGGAAGACACGCGGATTCTCAAACCCGGAGAGGCGATCCGGTTCAAAGCCATCCACGATCATGAACTGGAAGCTTTGGAAGATACAACCCTGCTGTTGATCCATCATTTGCTCATATGA